Proteins co-encoded in one Opitutus terrae PB90-1 genomic window:
- a CDS encoding ABC transporter permease, with protein MLSDLRYAMRQMAKFPGYTTVVVLTLAFGIAVNTQIFMMVNAIFLQPMDVRDPDRLVAIVGRSNAINLPHQISFLDFQDLRDGSKSLTDHVAFLPMAAHVSAPGQSPERTWIEAVTPDAFSRMGVNVVLGRPLQPADGAMPPGTPVAVLTHRYWQTQFGGDPRVIGRSVLINAKPFTIVGVAKPGFESFSYSVSVSLWVPSGTYAQLRPDGDGFFKYRGSSAWRVLAHLAPGATLAEANAELGVFAQRFAQQFPDDHRGFRFQAILERHARPDPVMADLAPVIGCLFTGLVLLVLFIACANVANLMGSHALAREKELVVRAALGASRWRIVRLLLAESVLLAVLAGIVGYSLAWWGGDAMRSLTPAGDIPIRVNDSISWQVWAFTALVSFCAGVGAGLVPALRSSRIDLNEGLKQGAGRQTGPGRHRLRNLLVIGQVATSAVVLIASVLFLRGLAIARHADVGFLPDRLLMQSFDLNLQGYSKERGLQFQRDLLERVRALPGVEAASLAQHVPFTQSILMRDNWPDNPSGHVPDDHIAVAFSGVEPSFLKTFGIRLLRGRDLLPTDDERAPEVAVINEAMANAFWPGKDPIGQHFRLWRGGPAIEVVGVAATGKYLMIGEQPRPYYYRPFAQFYNMPATLVVRTQQAPHALAAPVRQVIQGLDPHLPIYGTIAMDEHMLNSPLALMPFRFGSVLAGVQGGIALLLAILGLYAVVAYGVTSRTREIGVRVALGATSRNIVRLVSREGLRLTAIGLALGLVMALGVSFVMSHVLIGISTLDPFAFPVVTIVLVATAAFACFWPARKATHVDPMTALRAE; from the coding sequence ATGCTCTCCGACCTCCGCTACGCCATGCGTCAGATGGCCAAGTTCCCCGGCTACACGACCGTCGTCGTGCTCACGCTGGCGTTCGGCATCGCGGTGAACACCCAGATTTTCATGATGGTGAACGCGATCTTCCTCCAGCCGATGGACGTTCGCGACCCCGACCGGCTGGTCGCGATCGTCGGCCGGAGCAATGCGATCAATCTGCCGCACCAGATCTCGTTCCTCGATTTTCAGGACCTCCGCGACGGCTCCAAATCGCTGACCGACCACGTCGCCTTTCTGCCGATGGCCGCGCACGTCAGCGCACCCGGCCAATCGCCCGAACGCACCTGGATCGAAGCGGTCACCCCGGATGCGTTCTCCCGCATGGGCGTCAACGTCGTCCTGGGCCGGCCGCTACAACCCGCCGACGGCGCGATGCCGCCCGGCACGCCCGTCGCCGTCCTCACGCACCGTTACTGGCAAACTCAGTTCGGTGGCGATCCCCGCGTCATCGGCCGTTCCGTGCTGATCAACGCCAAACCGTTCACGATCGTCGGCGTCGCGAAGCCCGGCTTCGAAAGCTTCTCCTACTCCGTCAGCGTCAGCCTGTGGGTGCCGTCCGGCACCTATGCGCAGTTGCGCCCCGACGGCGACGGCTTTTTCAAATACCGCGGCTCGAGCGCGTGGCGCGTGCTCGCGCATCTCGCCCCGGGCGCCACGCTCGCGGAAGCCAACGCCGAACTCGGGGTGTTCGCGCAGCGCTTCGCCCAACAGTTCCCCGACGATCACCGCGGTTTCCGTTTTCAGGCGATCCTCGAGCGGCACGCGCGGCCCGATCCGGTCATGGCCGACCTCGCGCCGGTCATCGGCTGCCTCTTCACCGGGCTGGTCCTGCTGGTGCTCTTCATCGCCTGCGCCAACGTTGCGAACCTGATGGGCAGCCACGCGCTCGCGCGCGAGAAGGAGCTCGTCGTTCGCGCCGCCCTCGGCGCCTCCCGCTGGCGCATCGTCCGGCTGTTGCTCGCGGAAAGCGTGCTGCTTGCCGTCCTCGCCGGCATCGTCGGCTACAGCCTCGCGTGGTGGGGCGGCGACGCGATGCGCAGCTTGACGCCCGCCGGTGATATTCCCATCCGGGTGAACGACTCGATCAGCTGGCAGGTGTGGGCTTTTACCGCGCTTGTCTCGTTCTGCGCCGGCGTCGGCGCCGGACTGGTGCCCGCGCTGCGCTCGTCGCGCATCGATTTGAACGAAGGATTGAAACAAGGCGCCGGCCGGCAGACCGGTCCGGGCCGCCACCGGCTGCGGAATCTGCTCGTGATCGGCCAGGTCGCGACCTCCGCCGTCGTGCTGATTGCCTCCGTGCTCTTCCTGCGCGGCCTCGCCATCGCGCGTCACGCCGACGTCGGTTTCCTCCCCGACCGGCTGCTGATGCAGTCGTTCGATCTCAATCTCCAGGGCTATTCGAAGGAACGCGGACTGCAGTTCCAGCGCGACCTGCTCGAGCGTGTCCGCGCGCTGCCCGGCGTCGAAGCCGCGAGCCTGGCCCAGCACGTCCCATTCACGCAGAGCATCCTGATGCGCGACAACTGGCCCGACAATCCGTCCGGTCATGTGCCGGACGATCACATCGCAGTCGCGTTCTCCGGCGTCGAGCCGTCGTTCCTCAAGACCTTTGGCATCCGGCTGCTCCGCGGTCGCGACCTGCTGCCGACGGACGACGAGCGCGCGCCGGAAGTGGCGGTCATCAACGAGGCCATGGCGAACGCCTTCTGGCCGGGCAAGGATCCGATCGGCCAGCACTTCCGGCTCTGGCGCGGCGGGCCCGCGATCGAGGTTGTCGGCGTCGCCGCCACGGGAAAATATCTCATGATCGGCGAGCAGCCGCGGCCCTACTATTACCGTCCGTTCGCCCAGTTCTACAACATGCCCGCCACGCTGGTCGTGCGCACGCAGCAGGCGCCGCACGCGCTCGCCGCGCCGGTCCGCCAGGTGATTCAAGGACTCGATCCGCATCTGCCGATCTACGGCACGATCGCGATGGATGAACACATGCTGAACAGCCCGCTCGCGCTCATGCCGTTCCGCTTCGGGTCGGTGCTCGCCGGCGTCCAGGGCGGCATCGCGCTGCTGCTCGCGATCCTGGGACTCTACGCGGTCGTCGCCTACGGCGTGACCAGCCGCACCCGCGAAATCGGCGTGCGCGTCGCACTCGGCGCCACCAGCCGCAACATCGTCCGGCTCGTCTCGCGCGAAGGCCTGCGGCTCACCGCCATCGGTCTCGCGCTCGGCCTGGTGATGGCCCTCGGTGTGTCCTTCGTCATGTCGCACGTGTTGATCGGCATCAGCACGCTCGATCCTTTCGCCTTCCCGGTGGTCACCATTGTTCTCGTCGCCACCGCCGCGTTCGCCTGCTTCTGGCCGGCCCGCAAAGCCACCCACGTCGATCCGATGACCGCGCTCCGCGCGGAATAG
- a CDS encoding nuclear transport factor 2 family protein gives MKSGKRPTPRSNRVTTDRQSLLACERELTRAERTGDAATLRALLARDFVGIDLHGRKVTRRTFIAGFLRPELKLAQLRIDDLTVRRTGEMACVVGRSQFTGTFAGRPISGRARFVDVWIHRRSRWQLIGSSVTRIER, from the coding sequence ATGAAATCTGGAAAACGCCCGACGCCTCGGTCCAACCGCGTGACCACCGACCGCCAAAGTCTGCTCGCCTGTGAACGCGAACTCACGCGCGCCGAGCGAACTGGCGACGCCGCAACGCTGCGGGCTCTGCTCGCCCGCGACTTCGTCGGCATCGATCTGCATGGTCGGAAGGTCACGCGGCGCACGTTCATCGCCGGTTTCCTCCGCCCTGAACTTAAGCTCGCCCAGCTGCGCATCGATGACCTCACCGTCCGCCGCACGGGCGAGATGGCCTGCGTCGTGGGTCGCTCCCAATTCACCGGCACGTTCGCCGGCCGCCCCATCTCCGGCCGCGCGCGCTTCGTCGACGTGTGGATCCACCGGCGTAGTCGCTGGCAGTTGATCGGTTCGTCCGTCACCCGTATCGAGCGCTAG
- a CDS encoding TIGR04076 family protein encodes MHRREFMKLATAATLCGATANLASAATATAEPAKRYKCRITVLRKLFHADLYDQHPYGRRAACGRFEEGQVFMTESPWDPPPGFCTWAWADLRAIIHKIHAGDPTVMISCCTDGLRPVLFKFERIEA; translated from the coding sequence ATGCACCGTCGTGAATTCATGAAACTCGCCACTGCAGCGACGCTGTGTGGCGCAACCGCCAACCTCGCCTCCGCGGCGACTGCGACCGCCGAGCCGGCGAAACGCTACAAGTGCCGGATCACCGTTCTCCGAAAGCTGTTCCACGCGGACCTCTATGATCAGCATCCTTACGGACGCCGGGCCGCCTGCGGCCGGTTCGAAGAAGGTCAGGTCTTCATGACCGAAAGCCCGTGGGATCCGCCTCCGGGCTTCTGCACCTGGGCGTGGGCCGACCTGCGAGCGATCATTCACAAGATCCACGCCGGCGATCCCACCGTAATGATCTCCTGCTGCACCGACGGCCTTCGCCCGGTGCTCTTCAAATTCGAGCGGATCGAAGCGTAG
- a CDS encoding serine hydrolase → MHPLSLFQPRHPRAFPVWLCLVALAGVSRAPCAAALATDAAAPLPLGSARDLGFAPDRLDRLHANLRQLVDEGRCSGFVTLLVRHGQIADWRTYGWRDLETRAPMEQDTIFRIASNSKLITSVGAMILFEEGRLDLDAPIATYLPDFKDVRVLTGGTVDAPELVEPKTPPRIRHLLSHTAGFTYDFGDTDVLSQLYRRHNPWAAASLDEFVARAAKLPLAHEPGAAFRYGISTDVLGAIIERVSGQNLEEFLQARLFRPLRMVDTSFDVPAEKLPRLASVYRRQGDQLVNDEPGQADVARRRQGIRSGGGGLFSTTGDYARFAQMLLNGGELDGVRILGRKTVEYMTLNHLARTSKPTHAYSDSRGFGLGAEVVIDPAKDPTLCSLGQFGWSGSNTTRCQIDPREDLVALVFLQHRPMNETGVFARFANGYNLALTNPPRPMTTPQLPPDSPGLIESGQAPSRDYAAVKHCIEQAIGWAIEKDFDAMFHLWGDDLFHFWVFSNSTVIGLDAFKRYADQWRDPDFRGTRFEFRDLRIRFSRSGDVAWYSTYLDDCATIKGKEHCLQNVFQTGVLEKRDGRWVHVQMHGSYPVDRIPENLLQQFYADQFSRGKTE, encoded by the coding sequence ATGCATCCGCTTTCGTTGTTCCAACCCCGACACCCGCGGGCCTTCCCCGTGTGGCTTTGCCTCGTCGCACTCGCCGGCGTTTCGCGCGCACCCTGCGCTGCTGCCCTCGCCACCGACGCCGCCGCCCCGCTCCCGCTCGGAAGCGCCCGCGACCTCGGCTTCGCGCCCGACCGGCTCGACCGGCTCCACGCCAATCTCCGCCAGCTCGTCGACGAGGGTCGCTGCTCCGGTTTCGTCACGCTGCTGGTTCGGCACGGCCAAATCGCCGACTGGCGCACCTACGGCTGGCGCGATCTCGAGACGCGCGCACCGATGGAGCAGGACACGATTTTCCGGATCGCTTCGAACTCGAAGCTGATCACCTCCGTCGGCGCGATGATCCTGTTCGAGGAGGGCCGGCTCGACCTTGACGCGCCGATCGCGACCTATCTGCCCGACTTCAAGGACGTGCGCGTCCTCACCGGCGGCACCGTCGACGCGCCGGAGCTCGTCGAGCCCAAGACGCCTCCTCGTATCCGCCATCTCCTTTCGCACACCGCCGGGTTCACCTACGATTTCGGCGACACGGACGTGCTCTCGCAACTCTACCGCCGCCACAATCCGTGGGCCGCCGCGTCACTCGACGAGTTCGTCGCCCGCGCCGCCAAGCTGCCGCTCGCGCACGAACCCGGCGCCGCGTTCCGCTACGGCATCAGCACGGATGTTCTTGGCGCGATCATCGAACGCGTCTCCGGTCAGAATCTCGAAGAGTTTCTCCAGGCGCGCCTCTTTCGCCCGCTGCGGATGGTCGACACCAGCTTCGACGTGCCGGCGGAAAAACTGCCGCGGCTCGCGAGCGTCTACCGCCGGCAGGGTGACCAGCTCGTGAACGACGAGCCCGGCCAAGCCGACGTGGCGCGGCGGCGGCAGGGCATCCGGAGCGGCGGCGGCGGGTTGTTCTCCACCACGGGTGACTACGCCCGTTTCGCGCAGATGCTGCTCAACGGCGGCGAACTCGACGGCGTGCGAATCCTCGGACGCAAGACCGTCGAATACATGACGCTGAACCATCTCGCGCGCACCAGCAAACCCACGCACGCCTACTCCGATTCGCGCGGATTTGGACTCGGCGCCGAAGTTGTCATCGATCCCGCGAAAGACCCGACGTTGTGCTCGCTGGGCCAGTTCGGCTGGTCCGGCTCGAACACGACCCGTTGCCAGATCGATCCGCGCGAGGATCTCGTCGCGCTCGTTTTCCTGCAGCACCGGCCGATGAACGAAACGGGCGTGTTCGCCCGGTTCGCCAACGGCTACAACCTCGCTCTGACCAATCCTCCCCGCCCCATGACGACTCCTCAGCTTCCCCCCGACTCCCCCGGGCTCATCGAATCGGGTCAGGCGCCTTCCCGCGACTACGCCGCCGTGAAGCACTGCATCGAACAGGCCATTGGCTGGGCGATCGAAAAGGATTTCGACGCCATGTTCCACCTATGGGGCGACGATCTCTTTCACTTCTGGGTGTTCTCCAACAGCACCGTGATCGGCTTGGATGCGTTCAAACGCTACGCCGACCAGTGGCGCGATCCCGATTTCCGCGGCACCCGCTTCGAGTTTCGGGACCTGCGTATCCGCTTTTCCCGGTCCGGCGATGTCGCCTGGTATTCCACCTACCTGGATGACTGCGCCACGATCAAGGGCAAGGAACACTGCCTGCAGAACGTCTTCCAAACAGGGGTGCTGGAAAAGCGGGACGGACGCTGGGTTCACGTCCAGATGCACGGATCATATCCGGTCGACCGCATTCCGGAGAACCTGCTGCAGCAGTTCTACGCCGACCAATTTTCGCGCGGAAAGACAGAGTAA